In Canis lupus dingo isolate Sandy chromosome 33, ASM325472v2, whole genome shotgun sequence, a single genomic region encodes these proteins:
- the HHLA2 gene encoding LOW QUALITY PROTEIN: HERV-H LTR-associating protein 2 (The sequence of the model RefSeq protein was modified relative to this genomic sequence to represent the inferred CDS: inserted 1 base in 1 codon; deleted 2 bases in 2 codons; substituted 4 bases at 4 genomic stop codons) codes for MKAQAGLSIVLILVPSLSGLQAFVTPGIKYEKRNTXFLMCGMLSVYPHPLITWKMDNTPISESNAGEIESLSLFYVDNMIKITGSNLSYECTMENSLLEXTWMGGXTMRDDLHKMQSENVSLSCELANSIFFFFXLNHDFIASWSKVEKETSSILAYFQSSSXNITMYEPCISWNKEQINRSDFSLTLKDLSLSDNGEYLCNISSSKYSLLTIQTLHVVEQSQSGTAWIIVLSLVTLVLLAICIFYMSKRYHSRRERCSVHTERANTAGAEENQAISAQPATTGN; via the exons ATGAAGGCACAGGCAGGGCTGTCTATCGTCCTCATTCTTGTACCATCTCTAAGTGGACTTCAGG CTTTCGTCACACCTGGGATCAAGTATGAAAAGAGGAACA GCTTCTTGATGTGTGGTATGTTAAGTGTTTATCCTCATCCACTTATCACATGGAAAATGGACAATACACCCATCTCTGAAAGCAATGCGGGAGAAATTGaatctttaagtcttttttatgTTGATAATATGATA AAAATTACAGGATCAAATTTATCTTATGAATGTACCATGGAAAACTCATTGCTGGAATAAACATGGATGGGGGGATAGACAATGAG AGATGACCTTCATAAAATGCAAAGTGAAAATGTTTCACTATCATGTGAACTTgcaaacagtatttttttttttttttgactgaatcATGATTTCATAGCCAGTTGGTCTAAAGTAGAAAAAGAGACCTCCTCCATCCTGGCTTACTTTCAGAGCTCCTCATGAAATATAACTATGTATGAACCCTGCATCTCCTGGAATAAAGAGCAAATAAACCGGAGTGACTTTTCTTTGACTTTGAAGGATCTTAGTCTTTCAGACAATGGGGAATACTTA TGCAATATTTCTTCAAGCAAATATAGCTTACTCACCATCCAAACGCTGCATGTAGTAG aaCAGAGTCAAAGTGGAACTGCCTGGATAATTGTTCTGTCATTGGTGACTTTGGTTTTGCTGGCAATTTGCATATTCTATATGTCAAAAAGATACCATTCCAGGAGAG AAAGGTGCTCTGTCCATACTGAGAGGGCCAACACTGCTGGTGCTGAAGAAAACCAG GCTATTTCAGCTCAGCCAGCTACTACAGGAAATTAA